In a single window of the Coregonus clupeaformis isolate EN_2021a chromosome 10, ASM2061545v1, whole genome shotgun sequence genome:
- the LOC121557934 gene encoding uncharacterized protein LOC121557934, producing the protein MNYTDPVVEKAVNSWSRIASAGQSVLLEALQILNPMSKDLSDTEELVTFLQGLKEEGHKPTVLRSKDVYGYRSCTAKTLPEEMYSTDMASKGSRTGKKRGRRKKKKKESNKYASWSTSASESHKGSVFSRCPVMTIEPPPVQQCLKLTNITGLRRGHTARLQIHSQPPTLSGIPLLPSQNMGRTPKAVALVGQRYHPFCPEWNGALIGDSAPVIYQNGRGVYDYKIDVSNHRRSWRDDRSLWVMNDQEECRLDENSLRLKVIKVDDCVTVEELRRKAQRILQVNLSPVIQIRPLYETVAE; encoded by the coding sequence ATGAATTACACAGACCCGGTTGTGGAGAAGGCCGTCAACTCCTGGTCCAGAATCGCCTCGGCCGGACAGTCTGTCCTTCTTGAGGCGTTACAGATCCTCAACCCCATGTCAAAGGATCTCTCAGACACAGAGGAACTAGTAACCTTTCTCCAAGGGCTTAAAGAGGAGGGCCACAAGCCCACAGTGCTACGAAGTAAAGATGTGTATGGATATAGGTCTTGTACGGCCAAAACACTACCAGAAGAGATGTACTCTACAGACATGGCTAGCAAGGGTTCAAGGACAGGcaagaagaggggaaggaggaagaagaagaagaaggagtcTAACAAGTACGCATCGTGGAGTACTAGTGCATCAGAATCTCACAAGGGATCTGTCTTTTCCAGATGTCCGGTTATGACTATTGAACCTCCACCGGTACAGCAATGTCTGAAACTAACGAACATTACAGGTTTGAGGAGGGGTCACACTGCGAGACTGCAGATTCACTCTCAACCTCCAACACTTTCAGGGATACCGTTGCTGCCTTCGCAGAACATGGGTAGAACACCAAAAGCAGTGGCGTTGGTCGGTCAAAGGTATCATCCCTTCTGTCCGGAATGGAATGGAGCCCTTATCGGAGACTCCGCCCCGGTGATATATCAAAACGGCCGAGGAGTTTACGACTACAAGATTGACGTGTCGAACCACAGACGGTCCTGGAGGGATGACCGGTCTCTGTGGGTGATGAATGATCAGGAGGAGTGTCGTCTAGATGAGAACAGCCTGCGGTTGAAGGTGATCAAAGTGGACGACTGCGTCACGGTGGAGGAGCTGAGGAGGAAGGCCCAGAGGATCCTGCAGGTGAACCTGTCCCCTGTCATACAGATACGACCGCTGTATGAAACTGTAGCGGAATAG